The DNA sequence CTTCTGGCAAAGCAAGTGCGACAGTTTCCAATCGCTCCTTAACACCATCGATCGCAACCTTCGTATTCGCTCCAAGACGCTTCAGCACAACTCCAAGTACGACTTCGCCCTGCTGTTGCGCGCTCCCATCTTCACCCCGAATTGTAAGAGTAGTTGCACCCTGACGGATTTCTCCACCCAAGCTGACATCTGCGACGTCCGCGATACTCACAACGAAGCCATCTTCTTCTTTCAGAGGAACGTTACCGATATCGCGCAGTCCGTTGGCACCGCTGCGGACCCACCCAACACCACGAATGACGAGTTGCTCCGCTCCCCGGTCTAGATACCATCCTCCAGAGTTTCTATTGCTTTCTTCGATAGCCCCCCGCACTTCATCAACGGTAAGACCATAAGAAAGTAATTTCTGGGGATCTATATTCACTTGGTACTGCAGCACGTCACCACCAAACGACAGGACGTCGGTAACACCATCTACGGGCATCAACAGAAGCTTCACAACCCAATCATTGAGGCTCCGCAGAGTTTTGATGTCGACCTGCCCTGGCTCTTCGGCGCGCAGGACGTATTGGAAAATCTGCCCTAGCCCTGATGTGTTGGGGCCCATTTCGGGTGTCCCGACACCGTCAGGTATCTGATCCATCGCCGCCTGCAAACGCTCGAAAACAAGCTGGCGGGCAAAATAGATGTCTGTTCCTTCCTGAAAAACCACGGTAATTATAGAGAGGCCCGTCTTCGAAATGGAGCGCACCTCCTGAACATCCGGCAGTGCGTACATCACGGCTTCAATTGGGTAAGTGATGAGCTGTTCAACTTCCTCAGAGGCCAACCCGCGCGCTTCGGTGTTGATCGACACTTGCACATTGGTCACATCTGGAAATGCATCAAGATTGAGACCAGGCAGAACCAAAAAGCTACCAACTGCCGCCGCGCCTAGTGCCAAGACCACCAGGAGCCGACCGCGTATACCAAGATCAATTATGCTATTGAGCATTGCCGCCTCCTAGTGGTTGTGAATATCAAACCCGCTTTTGGCGAGTTCAGATTGAAGGAAAAAGGCACCGGAGATTGCGACAACTGATCCAGCGGGAATGCCTTCGATTACAGTCTGTCTGCCAACGACACGAACTCGCTCTATTTCGGCAGGTTTCAACCCAAGGTCTTCGTCTTGCACAAAGACGACCCAATCGCCGTCAGCGCTTCGTACGAGCGCCTCGTTCGGCACCGCAAGCACTGGCTCTCCCCCAACGCTTTCAATTTCCGCTTGAGCGAATTGTCCAGGCCTCAACGCTCGATCTATGTTTGAGACAAGCAATCTCACGTTCACAGTTCGTGTTTCCGTGTCTACGGTTGAGTAGACTTGTTCAACCTTGGCTTCCTGAACACTGCCATTGTATCGCACCCAAGCACGCGCGCCCAAGTTGATACGCGCAGCTTCTTCCGGGTTCATCCGGGCAATCGCCCAGACACTATCAAGATCCACAACATCAAACAGCGTTTGTCCTGGTTCGACCAACTCACCAATTCTAAAGTCGTCAGAAACAATGGTCCCACTCTGATTTGCTAAGAGTATGAACTCACCGTGGCGGTGCCCCTCTCGCCTACTCGGCAGAGCGGCAGCATCAATCGCCTCCTGCCCCAGACCATAGGAAAGCAACTGAGCTTCAGCTCTATCTCGAGCAACCTCCGCTTCGACGTAACGTCTCTCGGACACAACTTGTCGGCCGAGATTTCGCACCCGCCGCCACTCCCGGTCTGCAACAAAAAAAACTCCCTCTGCATCCGCAACATCGCGGCTGAATAAGGTAACCAGCGGTTCACCTGCTTCCACCGCGTCGCTCAACGTCACATGGCGCTCAACCACAATCGCCGGAATTCGCGGCGTAACAATGCTAGAGCGATACGCATTCGCTTGAATTTCCGCAGGGCCCGTCAGGACCTCACCCAAGACAACCGGTGCCAGCGCCTCAATACGAATACCCGCCACCGCCAGACTCTCCTCAGACAGAGTCAGCTCCTCAGCTTCTTCGTCATGCCCGCCATGTCCGCCATGTTCATCATGCCCGTCTGGCTCTTCGTCATGTCCGCCATGCTCGTCATGCTCGTCTGGCTCTTCATCATGTCCATCATGGCCGCCATGCTCGTCGTGGTGCTCGCCAGACCCGGTGTGGTGTAATTCTTCAGCACTCGCCTCAATGTTAAGCAGTACTTCCTCTTCGCCGCCACTTGCTATGTAACCACCTGCGATTGCGAGAGTCCCGACCGTCAGAACGGCTGTTGTCATCTTCCAGTTCATCGTTCTACTCCGATCCATTCTTCAACGACGCCTGCCGCCTGTAACAATTGGAACCAAGCGACCCACGCCTGGCCTTGTAATTCGATTGAAGATTCTTGCGCGTCATAGAGTTGCTGCAGCTGGACGAGATATTCGACAACACCGATGTCACCGCCATCCAATCGCCGCTGAAGTACATCGGTTTGTTGCGTGAGGGCATTTTCGCCACTCTGCTGCCAAAGAACTTGGCTAGATCTCAGTGCCTCATACCGACGGGCTGTTTCCCTCAAAAGAATTGAGGCGGAGCGCTGTGCTGCTTGTAGGTCTACCGCTGCAGAAAGAGCGTCCGCGCGAGCCGCTGCAACTTCGGAGCGACCAGAATTGAGGACCGGTATTGGGATGGATATACTCAAGCCAAAGAGGTCAGAATTTCCCTCGTCTCCCCAGCGAACGCCGATGGAGGGATCAGGGACACGGTCCCATCGGGCCACATCGATATCTCGCTCAGCAGCTTCTCGGCGAAACCGCGCGGCTAGGACGGAAGGAAGCTGCTCCACATCTACGTCATCTACGTTCAACGGTTCCGGCAGGGATGTATCAAAACTTGGCCATGCGATAGGTGCAAAACCCGCCAATTCGGCCAGTTCCTGCTCTGCATTCGATAGATCAATTAGGGCAACCTGCTCTTCCATAACAGCCTGAGTGGCGGCCAACCGGGCCGCTTGGACAGCTGATGGAGAGATATCACCCTCCTGGAAAAGCCGTTCAGATAGTGCTGCGAACCGTGACATCGACTGGGTACGATCAGACGCAAGCTCAACCTTTGCTCTCCTTTGGTCGACCAACACAAAACCTGAGAGAACACCGGCGATTACCTGCTGTCGAACAATTGCGACTTCCCTCGCAAAGCTCTCAGTCCTGCTATCGGCGGCACGCCCGCGTGCAGCTGGCTTGGAAAACCACTCCACCGTTTGACTGACGCCAACTGTCTCTGTACGGACTTCAGAGCTCTCCCTCTCATATTCAATTTCAGGGTTATTGCGCCAAAGTCCTGCACCCTCTGCACGAGCCTCTGCAGCGGTCAATCGGGCTTGCGCCGCAGCAATCGACGGATTTTCTCTAACTACGTTGGCGACTATGGCGGCTAGCGCCGCGGGAGCCTGCCCTTCTGGCTTAGCTGGAGCTGCAGCAATAGCCTGCCCCGTAACGAGGACGGCGCATAGCCATCCCTTCGCTATCAAACGAAACATAAATTATCCTCACGAACATGTAGATGACTCCCCCTAGCAAAACATGCAGGTGGGCATTGTGCCTAAAAGGAACTTTCCGAGAGGATTAGTGGCGCGGTGGTTTTTCGGCCCGAGCGACCAGTATCAGACGTGGAACGTCGACCAGCCCAATATGTGTCGAGATTTGATCACCCGACTGCGCGATGGTCAAAGATTCCGGACGCAACGGCATTGGTACACAATGTCCGCAGTGCTCCGCGCCACGGTCAGGTGCAGGCTGATCGCTGCCAATATTTTCATGATCTGTGAGTTGAGCAGATACAGTAGTGTCCAAGGCCTGAACGTGGCCTTCGTCAGCAAAGGTACTTACTGGCACGATGAACAAGGCCAGCATTACGATCAGGATCCACATCTGTCTCATGAATTGCACAATACGGATGAAATCTGCACGGTCAATACCTATCCATCTCACAAGACTAGCGATGTTGGTAGAAATCTCGCTCAATCATAGAAAACCATGATTGCTGCGACACTTAGTCGTATCGCCGTAGATTGGTGGTTCAGCAGGCCCGAGACCGGGGAGAACATAATTCGATAGGTGCACATTTTCAAACGACTGTGCCGCCGCGCGAATTGAAAACACCTGCAAAAAACGTCTTTGGCCAGACTTGTCCGAGCAGAGAAGTGACGTCCCAAGAAGGTCAAACCCCAGGCGACAAGAGCGAATGAAAAATGTTGAGCAAGCGGACCCCCGATATGATCGTCAAAGCCGAATGTTCGGGGATCGTGGGCAGAAAATCTTAGAAAGCTCGCATATTGCCGTCATCGAGTGCGGTGGCAGTCCCAGCTTTCTCAATACAGAGTTGTTACAGCCAGGGAGAAGTACTCCGATGACGCTCAACATTAGAAGGTGTTTCAGCACTAGGTATTCCTTGCGGCTGCACAAGAGAAATCGCAAATTGTTGCAGTGAGGTTGTGTTCGAACTAGGTCACGCATCCCGTTTCCGCGAGTTCTGGCCAGCGTTTTTGTGGGGGTTTTCTGGACCCTCCAAAACAATCCTGAACTTACCGAAACGCTTCTAAGCCAACTCACTGAATAACGTTTCAATGAGAGGGCACTCTGGCACATCTTCGCCGCTGCACGCGCTAACGGTCCTGTCTAGAACATCTGCCATTTGTTCTAGGTCGGATATCTTCTTGCGCACCATATGCAGATGAGCCTTGCCAAGTTTTTCTACCTCGCCACAGGAAACAGCCCGACGGTCAACGAGGTCGAGAAGGCTTCTAATTTCCTCTATTGAAAAACCAAGCTCGCGGCTTTGCATTACAAAATGCAGTCGGCGCACATGCTTCTCATCGTAATAGCGATAAACTGAAACGACACGACGGGGGTCTGGCATGATGCCTGTCTTCTCGTAATACCGAATTGTTTCAGCGTTGCAGCCTGTGCGCTTCGCTAGCTGACCACGCGTTATGTCTGCTGTCGTCATTGGTCTGTTTCGCTTTCATGCAAAGTATCGCTTGACCCTGTAGTTACTACAGGGATTAACCTGATCGAGTGAACAAAACATTGCAAGCGATAGAAGCAGCGCAATGAGTGAAATTGTTGCGCGGGTTAGAATAATGGAGATGGCAGCACATGGCGACGACTGACCTCAAATTGACTGATGCGGGGGAACTCCCCAAACCCGGGCCAATGGGGCGTCTGGTTCGATTGGCGCTTGGAGCACTATGCCTGTTCTATGTCGCTGATCTCTGGAGTATTCGCGGCAATCCAATCACTGATGCCGGTCACATACAAACCCCGTTGTGGACCGGCATTATCTTCGGTCTGTTTCTCGTAAACTACGTGGTCAATATTGGGTTTTCTCAATCATGGAAAAAGTGGCCAGCCATATTAAGCGGTCTTGGCCTTGTCGGAGTAGCTGGCATATCCAAAGTCTTCTATGGCGAATATGAGAGCACCTTGATGGCTTATACTTTGCTTGTCTGGCTTCTCTACATATTCACTCATCTTGGAATGGCCTTTGTCCTTGCGGCCCTCATCCAAACGCCCGGATGTGAGATGCGCACGTTTCATCATCTTTGGTCATTGGTTTCGGGACAAACCACCAAAGAGCACATCTGTCCCATTGGGCCGCTCACACCAATAGACAACTGGGAAGCGGCGAGGCAGGTCTGACACTCCTGTGCAAACGCATGACGCATTCGTTGCCGACAATTGAATGCACAAGAATTGCGGACGTTGTCACAAACGCAAAGTCCAGGCGCATGAGGATCATCGTTCAACGCCGAAACATTTATCACTTGACCCTGTAGTTACCACAGGGATTAGCGTGATCGAGTGAACAAAAATTTGCAAGAAATTGAAGTGACGCCATGAGTGAAACAGTTGAACAGAACAACCCTATTGAAGGGTCTGATGACAGAAAGCCCCAGCAAGAGCGTTTGCTGGCGACAGGCGGCATTCTTGCAGCATTGTTGGCGTCCTCATGTTGTGTCGCACCTTTGGTGCTTGTGACGCTCGGTGTTGGCGGGGCATGGGTTGGCAACCTCACAGCCTTGGAACCCTATAAAGCGTACTTTTTGGGCCTCACCGCATTATTGCTCGTGGCGGGGTTCTGGCATGTCTACTTCAAGCCGAAAGAAGTCTGTGAAGATGGTTCTTATTGCGCCCGACCGTCATCAAGCCTCATCACCAAGTCAGTTTTATGGGGCGCCACAGCATTGGCGCTTCTTTCGGCAACCGTGGATTTCTGGGCCCCACTATTTTATTAGGAGAAACAGCTATGAACCGTAAATCTTTCGTTATCTCATCCGTTGCGCTCCTTGCAGTAGCCGGTGTTGGCACTATCGGACTAACCTCAATGCCTTTTGCGCAAGCTGAAACAACTACAGCGCAAAACGTCGCGGTCGCCGAGCAAACAGTCACATTCGCAATTGAGAAAATGACCTGCGCGGCGTGTCCCATCACTGTACGCGCAGCGATGCAAGGTGTTGATGGCGTTACAAGCGTCAGCATGGATTTTGACGCAAAGACAGCGACCGTCGTTTTTGACGCAGCGCAGACGAGTACTGCAGAAATAGGTGCGGCATCAGCGAATGCTGGATACCCCACAACACCCGTTTCCTAGGCCCCGGAAATGTCAAACGCCTCATTGCTTCGCATCGGCATCATTGGAACAGTCATTGTGGCCCTGTGCTGCTTTACCCCTTTGCTGGTTGTGCTCGTAGGTATCGTCGGGCTGTCAGCTTTGACGGGATATCTCGATATCGTCTTGTTCCCAGCCCTCGCCTTTTTTATTGCTCTTAGCGTGTATGCCGTTTGGCGCAGGCAGCACGCAGGTACGCCAACACCCGAAGATGGAGACCGCTAAATGTCGGATTGCTGTGAAACGAAAAATACCTCGCCCGATATTTTGGTAATCGGAGGCGGATCCGGAGGCTTTTCCGCAGCGATCACGGCAGCGGAAGCAGGAGCCCAGATTGTTGTTGTTGGTGAAGGTACAATAGGCGGAACTTGTGTGAACGTTGGTTGCGTGCCTTCCAAAAACTTGATCCGAGCAACGGAAAGCCTGCACAAACCGACAGTTGCAGATCGGTTTGCAGGCGTAGAAGCGAGTTCCAAGCTGGTCGATTGGCGAGCTTTGGTAGAGCAAAAGCAAGCTCTCGTTGATGATTTACGTAAAGCCAAATACGAGGATTTGATACCAGAGTACCCATCAATTTCTTACGTGGTGGGACACGCAGAGTTCACCGGGAACGGTACTGAAATCGCTGTTGGCGATACGATCTACAGTCCCAAGAAAATCATAATCGCCACGGGATCGTCTTCAGCTTTGCCGCCGATCAACGGCATCCAGAGTATCGACGTGCTGGATAGCACGTCGGCTCTGGAACTGGTTGCCCTGCCTAAATCATTGTTGATTATCGGTGGTGGCGTCATTGGCTGCGAATTAGGCAACATGTTCGTACGCGCGGGTGTTGATGTGACCATTTGTTGCCGAAGCCGACTTTTGCCGGACACTGAACCAGAAATCAGCGCCGCTCTTGCTGAGAGTTTAAGGCGAGAAGGCGTGCGAGTTTGCGAAGGCGTCGGTTATCAAAAGATTGAGAAAAGCAGCAACGGGATTGCGCTTTCTTGTGAGACCGAACAGGGGAAAACCATCATTGAAGCCGAGCAAGTCCTTGCTACAACGGGCCGGAGGCCAAATACAAAGACGCTTAATCTCGAAAGTGTCGGTATTGACCTGCGGAACAATGGTGGGGTCGCAATAGACGCGTTCATGCAGACAACCCATCCCGATGTGTATGCAGTGGGAGATGTAACGGGGACAGACATGTTCGTCTATATGGCCGCTTATGGAGGCAAGCTCGCAGCGCGAAACGCACTGAGTGAAAACGAACACGCGTATGACAACTCAACCATGCCTGCTGTTGTTTTTACCGATCCACAGGTCGCCACGGTCGGCCTGACTGAAGCGGACGCGAAGGCAAAAGGCGTTGAGGTGAAAACCAGCGTTATTACCCTTGATAACGTCCCACGGTTCACTGTCGCGCGTGAGACAATAGGCTTAATCAAACTTGTAGCGGATGCTCAGACAGACAAGTTGATTGGCGCATCTGTCTTCGCCCCGGAAGCTGGCGACATCATTCAGACTGTCGTGATGGCGCTCAAGGGCGGCCTCACAACCCGCGAGCTGGGCGACACAATCTTCCCGTATCTCACAGCTGTAGAAGGGCTGAAACTAGCGGCTCAGAGCTTTGATAAGGATGTAAAGAAACTCTCTTGCTGCGCGGGGTGACGTGGCGTGTCGGCATTGACCTGCAGAACAATGGTGGGAGATAAAGTAGTCTCACGAGGAGTTTAAGAATTCTGAACCCTATCCAATTCTATGCTGATTGCACCCACCGCAATCATTTCGCTAGACCTAGATAAGTGTGATCGGCAGGTTGTTCTTGAACGCAATGACCACCAAACTCTTTCGGCAGGGTTTGGTTTGTTCAGTCAAACACGAGAGCCCTGGCCTCCCGGCTCCGTCGACGTGACGCTCAGTTCCACAAGATGGCGGAAGTCGAGCGCCGACTAAGCACAGGGTCACAGGACAAACTTATTGGACATTTGTCTCCAGTGGTTTATGAGGCCCGGATTCCAGCGAACGACGGCGCAACACGAAATAGGCAACCGGAACAACAACCAGAGCCAGCACTGTCGCACTGATCATTCCACCGACTATGGGGCTGCAATGCGCCGCATCACTTCCGCACCAGTTCCACTACCACAATTATGGGGGTGAGCCCCGCGAAGATGACTGCAAATGTCATCACAATCGGTCGTAGACGACGCAACGCACCATTACCGATCGCCTCGCGAAGGTCATAAAGCCTATCTATAAGCTGTTGAAGGTGCCTTTGGTGGCGATGTTGATTATGCCCAGCTCATCAAAATCTACGGTAATGCCCCCGAAAGCATGACGGGACGCTACTCACCAGGTGGCTGCACTGGTATCCGCAAAAAACGAGTAGAGGGTGATCCAGATATTGACCATATGAGCACATCTTTTGTGGAACGCCAGGACCTTACGATGTGGATACGCATGCGCCACTTCACTCGCCTGACCAATGGCTTCTCAAAGAAGGTTGAGAACCACGCTCATGTCGTTGCCTTGCATTTCATGTATTACAATTTCGTTCGTATCCATCAAACTTTGAAAATGGCTCCCGCTATGGCAGCTGGCGTGACTGATAAGCTTTGGGAAGTATCAAACATCGTTGCTCTGCTGGGAGAACGAGAAGCAGAGGCTGCTCCGAAAAATCGGGGCGCTTATAAGAAAAGAAATTCAAACTGACCCACTAGCTGATTTTCGTATTGCTGCTAACCACTAGCTCTTTCCGACACGCTTTTGCCCATAGGTTCAAAAATCATGGCGACGAAGGGAGCGGCAAAGACGATGATGGTTATGTAGAGGAAGGCGTTTGACCCGCCCACTTTCTCTACTGCGAATGCGGCAAGAGCTAATGGACTAAAGAACAGCGTGCTAATTACTGCAATGATCGGTGTTGCTGTTGCAAACACGCGGTCACCGGCAAACGCTGCAATAACGTCCAGGATGGCGGCGAACCACGACACGTAAAGCCCAAACAGCGGTGCACCGGGGGCAGCCATCTACCTAGGGCTGGCCATATCCACCCTGAACAAATGGCGCTGCTATGGCGAAGGACCGCAGTTCATCAAACTCGGTCGCGCGGTACGGTATCGGCAGGATGATCTTGATATCTTTGTCGAAATTGGCAGGCGCAGTTCTACTGAAAGGACATGAACAAAAATCTCTTCTTTTTGCCCGATAAAAGCGGAACAGCGTGACTTCGCTAAAACAGCATTTTTGACTATGTCCGCGCAGCGCTTGCGACACCTTATTTGACTTCTTCGCTTGCACTTGTCACGTGCCCAAGTCTCTCCAGAAATCGCAGAGTTTCTCCAAATAGTTATCTGCGAGCCTGAGATATTCTGTCTTGGACAGGTTGAACGCCCAACAAAGACAGACTTCTAGCGCTCAACGTAATCCACAATGGTGTCAGCGCTAGCAGGTCGCCGTCAGCCTGGACGGGAAGAGGCTCTGACGCCGATATATGTACTTTTGTTGCATTCCGAAATTCAACATCCTTCAAATTGGATAGCCTCCCTAGAAGGATTGCCACAGCATATCGGATCAACGGCCAGCGCCCTGGGGTTTTCAACAACACAACTGTTAGATGATTGTCCCTGAGATGCGCTTGTGGGGCTAGGACGAAGGCTCCGCCATACCGGGAAGCATGCGTTACGATGACATGAGCTGCGAGCGCGGGTTCTCCATCAATAACCACATTCACAAGCGTTCCTTTCTCCCGCACGAACTCACGTGTCGCTGCAATCACATATGCGGCCTTCCCAAATTTGGTTTTGAGGGAATGGTTGATGTTCTGAACGACACGTGCATCAAAACCCACGCTTGCCATGAGAACAAAACCCGTCGCATCAGCAAATGGCATTTTAATGCTGGTTGGAAGACCTCTGAGCACACATGCCACCAAGCTGCGCATGTCTTTGGGTTGGCGGAGCTCCTGAGACAGCACGTTGGCCGTGCCGATGGGAAGAACTGCGAGCGGTATCGCCTCGTCGAGGAGGCCGTTCGCCACCTCCCGCACAGTTCCATCTCCCCCCGCAGCAACCACAACATCCACATCCTCAGGCCGTAAAGCAGCCGCTATCTCTTCAGCGCCGCCAGAATACTCCGTCACGAGCGTCGTAACCTCACAACCACGTGCCTCCAAGTCCGCAACAAACTCGGTGACAGTTCGCTGACCTCCGCGACCAGCAGTCGGGTTGTGAATAATGGTGATCTTATGTCTTTCACGGGGTGCATTTTCCGACCGCAATGATAGTGCCAAATCGTTTTTCTCCTGAGCCTCGCGGCGCTTCTGAAGCTTCACAACGACAAGCAGGGCAAGGCTTGATATTGCCCACGCTATCAACATTGTAGCGACTGTATGAGACAAATAATGTTGTCCACGTGCCATTTGATAGAAGCCCATGGTCCACCCGACCAACAAACCGAGGGCGAGCCACTTCCATTCCATACCGTTGTTCTGGCGCCACAAGCGCGCTGCCAGCAGAGCAAAACCACCCGAAGCGTGCCCTGCAGGCCAACAGTGCAAGCTTTGTTCCTGAGACGTCCAGTTACTTAGCTGATCCCAGATGGCAACATGCAGTACAGCGCCTCCAAAGAACTCCTCCTGTACCGGACAGGAGACCCCGGTTGACTGCTTAAGAATTCCGACAATAACCGGAATGGAGATTGCCGCCGCGAGACCAACAGAAACTTGGGTCGCTAGATCATCCCATCCCGCCACCCAACTGCGAAATATGAGCCAAGAGACAAGGCCAACTCCAGCAAGAACAAGGAGAATTTTTATCCCCCGATAGAACACTAGATGAGAAAACCCGCGTGCTTGTGGCTGGACCAGCCAACCACCGCCAGACCGGTCAAACAAAAGTTCTTGAACCCAGTGATCAAGACCACTCATCACCGGGAGTACACAAATTATTGCCAAACCAATTGCACAGACCACAATTTCCAATGCGCATCTACTAGAGACGCTCATTCGCTGTGATTTGCAGTCTGCCTGTCGGCGACCAGTGGCAACTTTGGTGTTACCTGCATGCATGGCTCTGCGAAGTCGAGGGAGCCCTCATAAACATCAGTTTCAACCTTGAGCATTCCCAACACAGTGTGAAAAATGTTGTCGTGGGAGAAAGGCCTTTCTGCGATATCTCTGATACACCCACTGTCAATTTCCTGCCTTTGCGCGAACTCCGTTCCCAACCAGAGGATCATCGGAACCTCACGCTGTTCAGCCGGGGAAAAAGCATAGGGCATACCGTGAAGGTACATACCCCGTTCACCAAGTGACTCACCGTGGTCGGAGACGTAGAGCATCGATGCATCTAACTTATCAGACGAGGTCTGTAGCTCATGTACAATTTGTGAGATCACTTGATCTGTATACAGGATGGAATTGTCGTAACTATTGGATATCTGCTCTTGTGTACAAAGTTGAATTTGGGTTGTGTCGCAAGTAGGAAAAAATTTGCGATAAGCTTCTGGATACCGCCGGTAGTAAGCTGGACCATGACTACCGATTTGGTGCATTACGATCACTGTGTCGGTCGTTATTTCCTCAAGTTTTGTTTTCAAGCTTTCAACGAGTGCTTCGTCATTGCACGATTGGTCCTTGCAAAACTCGGGAAACTTCTCGGGTGTCATCCGCTCCGTGGGCACGCGAGCACACACGCCTTTACACCCAGTATTGTTCTCCAGCCACATAACGTCGAACTTGGCCCTAACTAGAATATCGAGCAAATTTTCCCGCCACTTTGCTTCGTCTACTGAAAATTCAGACCGCGCTTCTGCCGAAAATAGACACGGGACGGAAACGGCGGTCGATGTACCGCAGGAAACGACATTGCCAAAGCTGACAATTGGCAATGCAGATAGTGAAGGGTTGGTCTGACGATTGTAACCATTGATGCTAAACCGGTCAGCCCTCGCCGTCTCGCCCACCACAAGGACAAAGACCATAGGACGATCATCATTTGAGACATCGCGCGCAGCGGACATGGCGACCTGTCGATATGTTTCATCGACATTCCCAATACTAGGTGCAAGTGCACGAAAGGTATAATAGATCGGCGATGTTGGGTTGATTGTGTAGCGAATTTGCCGGTTGTTGCGAACAAATGATGCATATTCTTGATAGAAACTCGCAGCGGTCACCGAGATTAAAAGTAGGCAACCCATCGCCGTTGCCAGGCGGATGATGCCCTCTTTTTTCCATGTGAATACTTTGATTGGCGTCGTCACAATAAGCCATGAAGGTACTGCGCCGTACAACAATAGGTGCGAAATCAGTTCGGTAGACAGGAAGTCGCTTGCCTCGCCCACGTCAGTGCCGGTGATGTTCAGGATCATCGTTTTGTCAAAGACAATCCCGTAGTTACTCGAGAAGTAAGAAACGGTTCCTGAAAAAAAGACAAGAAAAACCAGTGCAGGTTTTACGGTCCGAGAACTCGAGAACAGAAGAGACACCAAGGTGAAAGCTGACGCCAATACAGCACCGATGGACAGCAAAAAAAGATAGTCCCGAAGACTTCTGCCATCCCACTTGGAGAAAGTAAAACTCCAGAGGCTGTTGTTGTAAAGCGCGACCAGCGCCACTGAAACAATTAGACACAATAGCACTGGGTGAACTGATGGAAGTGCTGACCAAGTCCAGTTGCGAGGAAAGGCAATGCGCATGAGCCGGGAACCAATCGAGACCATAGCGACTGACATCGTCCCAACGAGCAGCCGTCCCTATAGGGAAGAACTGCTGCCTTCGTATACCCCGTGAC is a window from the Rhodobiaceae bacterium genome containing:
- the merA gene encoding mercuric reductase; the encoded protein is MSDCCETKNTSPDILVIGGGSGGFSAAITAAEAGAQIVVVGEGTIGGTCVNVGCVPSKNLIRATESLHKPTVADRFAGVEASSKLVDWRALVEQKQALVDDLRKAKYEDLIPEYPSISYVVGHAEFTGNGTEIAVGDTIYSPKKIIIATGSSSALPPINGIQSIDVLDSTSALELVALPKSLLIIGGGVIGCELGNMFVRAGVDVTICCRSRLLPDTEPEISAALAESLRREGVRVCEGVGYQKIEKSSNGIALSCETEQGKTIIEAEQVLATTGRRPNTKTLNLESVGIDLRNNGGVAIDAFMQTTHPDVYAVGDVTGTDMFVYMAAYGGKLAARNALSENEHAYDNSTMPAVVFTDPQVATVGLTEADAKAKGVEVKTSVITLDNVPRFTVARETIGLIKLVADAQTDKLIGASVFAPEAGDIIQTVVMALKGGLTTRELGDTIFPYLTAVEGLKLAAQSFDKDVKKLSCCAG
- the czcB gene encoding cobalt-zinc-cadmium resistance protein CzcB gives rise to the protein MNWKMTTAVLTVGTLAIAGGYIASGGEEEVLLNIEASAEELHHTGSGEHHDEHGGHDGHDEEPDEHDEHGGHDEEPDGHDEHGGHGGHDEEAEELTLSEESLAVAGIRIEALAPVVLGEVLTGPAEIQANAYRSSIVTPRIPAIVVERHVTLSDAVEAGEPLVTLFSRDVADAEGVFFVADREWRRVRNLGRQVVSERRYVEAEVARDRAEAQLLSYGLGQEAIDAAALPSRREGHRHGEFILLANQSGTIVSDDFRIGELVEPGQTLFDVVDLDSVWAIARMNPEEAARINLGARAWVRYNGSVQEAKVEQVYSTVDTETRTVNVRLLVSNIDRALRPGQFAQAEIESVGGEPVLAVPNEALVRSADGDWVVFVQDEDLGLKPAEIERVRVVGRQTVIEGIPAGSVVAISGAFFLQSELAKSGFDIHNH
- a CDS encoding MerT mercuric transport protein, yielding MSETVEQNNPIEGSDDRKPQQERLLATGGILAALLASSCCVAPLVLVTLGVGGAWVGNLTALEPYKAYFLGLTALLLVAGFWHVYFKPKEVCEDGSYCARPSSSLITKSVLWGATALALLSATVDFWAPLFY
- the czcC gene encoding cobalt-zinc-cadmium resistance protein CzcC, whose protein sequence is MFRLIAKGWLCAVLVTGQAIAAAPAKPEGQAPAALAAIVANVVRENPSIAAAQARLTAAEARAEGAGLWRNNPEIEYERESSEVRTETVGVSQTVEWFSKPAARGRAADSRTESFAREVAIVRQQVIAGVLSGFVLVDQRRAKVELASDRTQSMSRFAALSERLFQEGDISPSAVQAARLAATQAVMEEQVALIDLSNAEQELAELAGFAPIAWPSFDTSLPEPLNVDDVDVEQLPSVLAARFRREAAERDIDVARWDRVPDPSIGVRWGDEGNSDLFGLSISIPIPVLNSGRSEVAAARADALSAAVDLQAAQRSASILLRETARRYEALRSSQVLWQQSGENALTQQTDVLQRRLDGGDIGVVEYLVQLQQLYDAQESSIELQGQAWVAWFQLLQAAGVVEEWIGVER
- the merR1 gene encoding mercuric resistance operon regulatory protein gives rise to the protein MTTADITRGQLAKRTGCNAETIRYYEKTGIMPDPRRVVSVYRYYDEKHVRRLHFVMQSRELGFSIEEIRSLLDLVDRRAVSCGEVEKLGKAHLHMVRKKISDLEQMADVLDRTVSACSGEDVPECPLIETLFSELA
- a CDS encoding membrane transport protein MerF translates to MSNASLLRIGIIGTVIVALCCFTPLLVVLVGIVGLSALTGYLDIVLFPALAFFIALSVYAVWRRQHAGTPTPEDGDR
- the merP gene encoding mercuric transport protein periplasmic component → MNRKSFVISSVALLAVAGVGTIGLTSMPFAQAETTTAQNVAVAEQTVTFAIEKMTCAACPITVRAAMQGVDGVTSVSMDFDAKTATVVFDAAQTSTAEIGAASANAGYPTTPVS